In one window of Ruminococcus albus AD2013 DNA:
- a CDS encoding septation protein SpoVG family protein, translating to MRIQVSASRYTPPEGDANNTRGFASVKFQNDNGDEYILERITIRESANGMYVSLPTVARNAKVNGSPVYDSNGNPKKEFTEVLHPVNNAARTEMCNAIMERWRANDREYAEFNILGNTQFEMSKINVNLHSDQSKHLVGIGSVTFGDAFKLDSIMVKEGSKGEFLDLPSYRTKKYDPETKQIVIGADGQPEIDYRDLFHPNTREAYDKLTNAVLDSLHAKQQAQDNSYAYEQQQNNYNQQSAAIPDYDPFSGFEDITPQYGRGR from the coding sequence ATGAGAATCCAAGTATCCGCGTCCAGGTATACCCCACCCGAGGGTGATGCCAACAACACAAGAGGTTTTGCATCAGTCAAGTTCCAGAACGACAATGGTGATGAGTATATACTTGAACGCATAACCATCAGGGAATCAGCCAACGGAATGTACGTTAGCCTGCCGACCGTAGCACGTAATGCCAAGGTCAACGGTTCTCCGGTATATGATTCTAACGGCAATCCCAAAAAAGAATTTACAGAAGTCCTGCACCCTGTAAATAACGCTGCGCGTACTGAAATGTGTAACGCTATAATGGAGCGATGGAGGGCGAATGACAGAGAGTATGCAGAGTTCAACATTCTTGGTAATACTCAGTTTGAGATGAGCAAGATCAACGTCAATCTGCACAGCGATCAGTCAAAACACCTTGTCGGGATCGGCTCGGTAACATTCGGTGATGCTTTTAAACTTGACAGCATCATGGTCAAAGAGGGCAGCAAGGGCGAATTTCTTGATCTGCCCAGTTATCGCACAAAAAAATATGATCCCGAAACAAAGCAGATAGTGATAGGCGCAGACGGACAGCCTGAGATAGACTACCGTGATTTGTTCCACCCGAACACCCGAGAAGCCTATGATAAGCTGACCAATGCAGTCCTGGATAGTCTTCACGCTAAACAACAGGCACAGGATAATAGCTATGCATACGAACAGCAGCAGAACAACTATAATCAGCAGAGTGCTGCCATTCCCGATTACGATCCATTCAGTGGATTTGAAGATATAACACCGCAGTACGGACGCGGAAGATAA